In a genomic window of Bacteroidetes bacterium SB0662_bin_6:
- a CDS encoding response regulator transcription factor produces MNNASARMLIVDGDVKTSMNLCSIFERQGYAVTGVRDGEQGLDLLTGTPSYDIVLLETAMPRRNGFDVLRQARLAGVTTPIIMLTFRSNANDKLRAFDIGADDYVTKPFHMEELAARVKAMLRRSSLPAEHPLDIYDFGELHVNFSSHTAHRNGDVVRLTAKEFDILRYFIEHRGRTVSRGQILRNVWGIPFDVSTRTIDRHVSALRKKIEPDPEDPTWIKTVYGIGYRFVQRPRHAENVKQNAENGILTLSHPKTP; encoded by the coding sequence ATGAATAACGCCTCTGCGCGCATGTTGATCGTCGACGGCGACGTAAAAACGTCTATGAACCTGTGCAGCATCTTCGAACGGCAGGGATATGCCGTAACCGGGGTCCGGGACGGTGAGCAGGGCCTCGATCTCCTGACCGGGACCCCTTCATACGACATCGTACTGCTCGAAACCGCGATGCCGCGAAGGAACGGGTTCGATGTCTTGCGCCAGGCCCGGCTCGCCGGCGTCACCACTCCGATCATCATGCTGACGTTTCGGTCAAACGCCAACGACAAGCTGCGGGCGTTCGATATCGGCGCAGACGATTACGTCACGAAACCGTTTCACATGGAGGAGCTCGCGGCCCGGGTAAAGGCCATGCTCCGGCGCAGCAGCCTGCCGGCCGAACACCCGTTGGATATCTACGATTTCGGGGAGCTGCATGTGAATTTCAGCAGTCACACGGCCCACCGCAACGGCGATGTCGTTCGACTCACCGCCAAAGAGTTCGATATACTCCGGTATTTTATCGAACACCGGGGCCGGACCGTCAGCCGGGGACAGATTTTGCGCAACGTATGGGGCATTCCGTTCGACGTGTCGACGCGGACCATCGACCGGCATGTTTCGGCGCTCCGCAAGAAAATCGAACCCGACCCCGAAGACCCGACGTGGATCAAGACCGTGTACGGCATAGGGTACCGGTTCGTGCAGCGCCCGCGCCATGCGGAAAACGTGAAACAGAACGCCGAAAACGGTATACTAACCTTAAGCCACCCGAAAACGCCATGA
- a CDS encoding DUF1295 domain-containing protein, protein MTEATLHNTLVWAVFALAVLTFASLLRFRAPYGRHYDGKGWGPAVPNKLGWIVMEFPAPVLFACIYALGQAAGKTIPLILLGIWQCHYLNRTFVYPLRTRTSGKRMPVIVVLSGFVFNVLNAYINARFISHLGEYGAEWLTDPRFVAGIVIFLGGFALNLQSDNILLRLRKDGGGYAIPRGGGFRYVSCPNYLGEILEWGGWALATWSTAGLAFFVYAVANLGPRAFSNHQWYRDRFDDYPADRKALIPGVL, encoded by the coding sequence ATGACCGAGGCAACACTGCACAACACGCTCGTGTGGGCCGTTTTCGCCCTGGCGGTCCTGACCTTCGCGAGCCTCCTGCGCTTCAGGGCCCCCTACGGACGCCACTATGACGGCAAGGGCTGGGGACCGGCCGTTCCGAACAAGCTCGGCTGGATCGTGATGGAATTTCCGGCTCCGGTGCTTTTCGCCTGCATCTACGCATTGGGACAGGCCGCGGGCAAGACGATTCCCCTGATACTGCTCGGCATATGGCAGTGCCACTATCTGAATCGGACCTTCGTGTATCCCCTTCGCACGCGAACTTCCGGCAAGAGGATGCCGGTGATCGTCGTACTGAGCGGGTTCGTATTCAACGTGCTCAATGCGTACATCAACGCCCGGTTCATCTCACACCTTGGCGAGTACGGCGCCGAGTGGCTCACCGACCCCCGGTTCGTCGCCGGCATCGTGATCTTCTTGGGCGGATTCGCCCTCAACCTCCAATCTGACAACATCCTCCTGAGGCTGCGAAAGGACGGCGGGGGCTACGCAATCCCCCGGGGCGGCGGCTTCCGCTACGTCTCCTGCCCGAATTACCTCGGCGAAATTCTTGAATGGGGCGGCTGGGCGCTGGCCACGTGGTCCACAGCCGGGCTCGCGTTCTTCGTGTATGCGGTGGCCAACCTCGGCCCGCGCGCGTTCAGCAACCACCAGTGGTACCGGGACCGGTTCGACGACTACCCCGCCGATCGCAAGGCGCTGATTCCGGGGGTGCTATGA
- the nagB gene encoding glucosamine-6-phosphate deaminase, whose translation MLVEILPDYDALSERAARLVSEEIRRCSLRTGRAVLGCATGSTPIGLYQRLVAGDGEEGPDFSRVTTFNLDEYVGLSREHPQSYWRFMREHLFDHVGIADDRIHIPDGMADDLDAACAAYEQSIEEAGGIDLQILGIGSNAHLAFNEPGSSLGSRTRVQTLTAKTLADNARFFGEGETQPRTAVTMGLGTIMEARKLLMLASGTGKAAAVRDALEGPVTALCPASVLQMHPHAHILLDEAAASALAYRHRDGIAEPKQ comes from the coding sequence ATGCTGGTCGAAATACTTCCGGATTATGACGCCCTCAGCGAGCGGGCGGCCCGGCTTGTCTCCGAAGAGATACGCCGTTGCTCGTTACGTACAGGGCGCGCGGTTCTCGGCTGCGCGACGGGGAGTACGCCGATCGGTCTGTACCAGCGCCTGGTTGCAGGCGATGGGGAAGAAGGCCCGGATTTCTCCAGGGTCACCACGTTCAATCTCGACGAGTACGTGGGGCTGTCTCGCGAGCACCCGCAGAGCTACTGGCGTTTCATGCGGGAGCATCTTTTCGATCACGTAGGCATCGCCGACGACCGGATTCATATTCCGGACGGAATGGCCGACGATCTGGACGCCGCCTGCGCCGCGTACGAGCAAAGTATCGAGGAGGCCGGGGGCATCGATCTGCAGATTCTCGGTATCGGGTCCAATGCACACCTTGCGTTCAATGAGCCGGGCTCCTCGCTCGGATCCCGCACGCGCGTCCAGACGCTGACCGCGAAAACGCTGGCCGACAATGCCCGTTTTTTCGGCGAGGGGGAAACGCAGCCCCGCACGGCCGTCACGATGGGACTCGGCACCATCATGGAGGCGCGCAAACTCCTGATGCTGGCGAGCGGAACGGGCAAGGCCGCCGCCGTCCGCGATGCCTTGGAGGGTCCCGTGACCGCCCTGTGTCCGGCTTCCGTGCTGCAGATGCACCCCCATGCCCACATTCTGCTGGACGAAGCGGCTGCCTCCGCGCTTGCATACCGGCATCGCGACGGCATCGCCGAGCCGAAGCAGTAA
- a CDS encoding insulinase family protein, translating to MRLHTNHPTTPFPGTPVSSTQSRDAMTRSVYRILTACIVAALCTLPAFAQSHYADIDTPPLPEFDIPEPEQVTLPNGMIVFLIENHELPLISMSARVGAGAVYEPAGKVGLASIAGQVMRTGGTENVDADALNLRLENMGAQIEASIGTVSGQVFMSSLTETVDEVLPLFADVVMHPAFPQDKIDLAKTQAKSGISRRNDEAQSIVNREFDKLVYGADSPYARHTEYATIDAIERQDLIDFHGEYFLPNNTILGVWGDFDTAEMVAKLESAFAAWQAQEDFVRPTQPIPDTGSEYGVYYAPKADVTQSTILMGHPGEITMNHPDYFAVTVMNQVLSGFTGRLFQNVRDDKGLAYAVFGAYTANFERPGQFYAGIMTKSESTVDGTEAVREEIEKMRAAPPSEEELQLAKDNYLNSFVFNFDTRQEIVNRMMTYAYYDYPLDFLNQVREGVQAVDASEVHRVAQKYLRPDDMKIIAVGNGDDFGRPLTDLGEVETIDITIPTGLEPAPEATEETLSEGQELFEKAVDTLGGREAFAAIKTLRQALTTAGSTPDGQQFEVEMMQYVAYPDRVRLEMNQPGLGPITIVVNGDDIMLDTPQGVMPAPPMVSEPIKAQIDRDIISILGRDDLTVQHLGLEELEGGQTVDVLSITVPGMANPIQLLLDPDTHEPVGVRYSEGPVQALALITEMQEVGGVRLPSRLETYMDGAPAGSTELETEINVELPDHLFELEASTGSF from the coding sequence ATGCGACTGCACACGAATCACCCGACCACACCCTTTCCCGGAACCCCCGTTTCAAGCACCCAATCCCGTGACGCCATGACACGCTCTGTGTATCGGATTCTGACCGCCTGCATCGTTGCCGCCCTGTGCACGCTGCCCGCCTTCGCGCAATCCCATTATGCGGATATCGACACGCCGCCGCTTCCCGAATTCGACATTCCGGAACCGGAGCAGGTAACGCTTCCCAACGGCATGATCGTCTTTCTCATCGAGAATCATGAATTGCCGCTCATCTCCATGTCGGCGCGCGTGGGCGCGGGCGCGGTCTACGAACCGGCCGGCAAGGTCGGTCTGGCCTCCATCGCCGGCCAGGTCATGCGCACCGGCGGCACGGAAAACGTGGACGCCGACGCCCTGAACCTCCGGCTGGAAAACATGGGCGCCCAGATCGAAGCTTCGATCGGGACGGTTTCGGGCCAGGTGTTCATGTCCTCCCTGACCGAGACGGTGGATGAGGTGCTGCCGCTTTTCGCCGATGTGGTCATGCATCCCGCGTTTCCCCAGGACAAGATAGACCTGGCGAAAACCCAGGCGAAATCAGGCATTTCACGGCGCAACGACGAGGCCCAGTCCATCGTGAACCGCGAATTCGACAAGTTGGTGTACGGAGCCGATTCCCCGTACGCGCGGCATACCGAGTACGCGACCATCGACGCCATCGAACGCCAGGATCTGATCGATTTTCACGGAGAGTATTTCCTCCCGAACAACACTATTCTCGGCGTATGGGGGGATTTCGATACGGCCGAGATGGTGGCGAAGCTCGAAAGCGCCTTTGCCGCATGGCAAGCGCAGGAGGATTTCGTGCGTCCGACGCAGCCGATCCCCGATACGGGGTCCGAGTACGGGGTGTACTATGCGCCCAAGGCGGATGTGACGCAGAGCACCATACTGATGGGGCACCCGGGCGAGATCACCATGAATCACCCGGACTATTTTGCGGTCACGGTGATGAACCAGGTGCTGAGCGGGTTTACCGGGCGCTTGTTCCAGAACGTGCGCGACGACAAGGGCCTCGCCTACGCGGTCTTCGGCGCCTACACCGCCAATTTCGAGCGGCCCGGGCAGTTCTATGCGGGCATCATGACCAAGTCGGAATCGACGGTGGACGGGACGGAAGCCGTGCGCGAGGAAATCGAAAAGATGCGCGCCGCGCCTCCGTCCGAGGAAGAACTCCAACTGGCGAAGGACAACTACCTGAACAGTTTCGTCTTCAATTTCGATACGCGCCAGGAGATCGTGAATCGCATGATGACCTATGCGTACTACGATTATCCGCTGGATTTTCTGAATCAGGTGCGGGAAGGCGTGCAGGCCGTTGATGCGAGCGAGGTGCACCGCGTGGCGCAGAAGTACCTCCGTCCGGACGATATGAAGATCATCGCCGTCGGCAACGGGGATGATTTCGGGCGCCCGCTTACCGATCTCGGCGAGGTGGAAACGATAGACATTACCATTCCTACAGGTCTGGAGCCGGCCCCCGAGGCCACCGAGGAAACCCTTTCGGAAGGGCAGGAACTCTTTGAGAAAGCCGTGGATACGCTCGGCGGGCGAGAAGCCTTTGCGGCCATCAAAACCTTGCGTCAGGCTCTTACGACGGCAGGGTCCACCCCTGATGGCCAGCAGTTCGAGGTGGAGATGATGCAGTATGTGGCCTATCCGGATCGGGTGCGCTTGGAAATGAACCAGCCGGGCCTGGGACCGATCACTATCGTGGTGAACGGGGACGACATAATGCTTGATACGCCCCAGGGCGTGATGCCTGCGCCGCCAATGGTAAGCGAACCGATCAAAGCGCAAATAGATCGCGACATCATTTCCATACTGGGCCGCGACGATCTCACGGTGCAGCATCTGGGGCTGGAAGAACTCGAGGGGGGGCAGACAGTGGATGTGCTTTCCATTACGGTACCCGGCATGGCGAATCCCATCCAGTTGCTGCTTGATCCGGATACGCACGAACCGGTCGGGGTGCGGTATAGCGAGGGGCCCGTGCAGGCGCTCGCGCTCATCACAGAAATGCAGGAGGTCGGGGGCGTCCGGCTTCCAAGCAGGCTTGAAACCTATATGGATGGCGCTCCGGCAGGTTCTACGGAACTGGAGACCGAGATCAACGTCGAGCTCCCGGATCACCTCTTTGAACTCGAGGCGTCCACCGGGTCGTTTTAA
- a CDS encoding insulinase family protein codes for MLARFEERVTEFTLDNGLRFIVIERHDAPVATFYTYADVGSVDEVKGITGLAHMFEHMAFKGTSTIGSTDYAAEQVALDKVDAAYDMLKTEQHKGLHADPDKIAELEAAFAAARDEAQTYSTPEFEEALERNGGTGLNATTANDRTDYFVSLPVNQTELWFSLESERFLDPVLREFYIERDVVAEERRMRTESNPFGRLLEEFWTTAFKAHPYGEPGIGHMSDIQSYTRAEAIDFFHKFYNPANLIVAIAGDVNPDEIRTLAEIYFGRLPEGDRPDPVETVEPPQIAERRVVIEEQSQPIVIAGWHKGSVNHPDQAVYDILERILSDGRTSRLYREVVEDKQIALQAQALNGFPGMNKYPHLFLIYAVINQGHTPEAFEEAAYAILEDIGEHGVTEEEIERAKTQARAQLVRQLQSNTGLTVLFSYHEAVTGDWSDIFTYLDEIEQVSGEDIQRVIGETFTKSNRTVAMISTTTPDMEEMEDEEAMEEDMDEEASN; via the coding sequence CGAACGCCACGACGCCCCCGTCGCCACGTTCTATACCTATGCCGACGTAGGGTCGGTGGATGAGGTCAAGGGCATTACGGGGCTTGCGCACATGTTCGAGCACATGGCCTTCAAGGGGACCTCCACCATCGGCTCGACGGATTATGCCGCGGAACAGGTCGCCCTCGACAAGGTGGATGCCGCCTACGACATGCTCAAGACCGAGCAGCACAAGGGCCTCCACGCCGACCCCGACAAAATCGCCGAGCTGGAAGCGGCATTCGCTGCGGCCCGCGACGAAGCGCAGACCTACAGCACCCCCGAATTCGAGGAGGCGCTTGAGCGCAACGGAGGCACGGGGCTCAACGCAACCACCGCGAACGACCGCACGGATTATTTCGTGAGCCTGCCGGTCAATCAGACCGAACTCTGGTTTTCTCTGGAGTCGGAACGCTTTCTGGACCCTGTCCTGCGGGAGTTCTACATCGAACGCGACGTGGTGGCCGAGGAGCGCCGCATGCGCACCGAGAGCAATCCCTTCGGACGTCTGCTCGAAGAGTTCTGGACCACCGCGTTCAAGGCCCATCCGTACGGCGAGCCCGGCATCGGCCATATGTCGGATATCCAGTCCTACACGCGGGCCGAGGCCATAGATTTCTTCCATAAATTCTACAACCCCGCCAACCTGATCGTGGCGATCGCCGGAGATGTGAATCCGGACGAAATCCGTACGCTGGCCGAAATCTATTTCGGGAGGCTTCCCGAAGGCGACCGGCCCGATCCCGTGGAAACGGTCGAACCCCCGCAGATTGCCGAACGGCGCGTCGTGATCGAGGAGCAGAGCCAGCCGATCGTCATCGCCGGATGGCACAAGGGCAGCGTGAATCATCCCGATCAGGCCGTGTACGACATCCTGGAACGCATCCTCAGCGACGGGCGGACCAGCCGTCTGTACCGGGAGGTCGTCGAAGACAAACAGATCGCCCTGCAGGCGCAGGCGCTGAACGGTTTCCCCGGCATGAACAAGTATCCGCACCTGTTCCTGATCTACGCAGTGATCAATCAGGGGCATACGCCGGAAGCGTTCGAAGAGGCGGCGTATGCGATCCTCGAGGACATCGGGGAGCACGGTGTCACGGAGGAAGAAATCGAACGGGCGAAAACGCAGGCCCGCGCCCAGTTGGTGCGCCAGTTGCAGTCGAACACCGGGCTGACCGTGCTCTTTTCCTATCACGAGGCGGTGACCGGCGACTGGAGCGACATTTTCACCTATCTCGATGAGATCGAGCAGGTCTCCGGCGAGGATATCCAGCGCGTAATTGGAGAAACCTTTACGAAGTCCAACCGGACCGTTGCGATGATCAGCACCACGACGCCCGATATGGAGGAAATGGAAGACGAAGAGGCTATGGAAGAAGACATGGACGAGGAGGCCTCGAACTGA